CTTGCCCATTTCAGCGGCCAACGCCAAACCGCATATGCCGCGATCGGTCCCCATCACCAAGGCAAGTCCGAAGGGGCTGTCGAACCATCCCCAATAGATGGTCAGTCCGGCACCCTGACGGGCGAATTCACCAGGGCTCATTGCTTCCCACCGCAGAAACATGTCGTGCAGACGGCCAGTACCGGACAGCCCGACCTCGTGTGCCGCGCTCAGTGTAGTGGCACGGTCGCGCAGCATATCCTTGGCCTGCCCCAGCATCAGGTACTGCTGATAGCGCTTGGGAGACACACCGACCCATCGTGAGAACAGTCGCTGGAAATGCGCGGGTGACATGTCCATGCGTGCTGCAACCTCATCAAGGGTCAGCGCATGATCGGCCGTATCCAGCAGATCAATTGCGCGGCGCATGATCTGGTAGTGGTAACCGGTATCAAAGGCGGGGATATGGGTATTTGCGTTCATGCGACCAACTTATTGCCCAAACGCCTCCCTTGCGACCCGAAACATGCGCAACCGCTTGCCCCCATTGATTGCATCGCGCATACCACAGGACATGGCAAAACAGCTCGACTATCATACGATCCGCGAGATTTTCACCCGCTT
The Sulfitobacter noctilucicola genome window above contains:
- a CDS encoding bifunctional helix-turn-helix domain-containing protein/methylated-DNA--[protein]-cysteine S-methyltransferase, whose translation is MNANTHIPAFDTGYHYQIMRRAIDLLDTADHALTLDEVAARMDMSPAHFQRLFSRWVGVSPKRYQQYLMLGQAKDMLRDRATTLSAAHEVGLSGTGRLHDMFLRWEAMSPGEFARQGAGLTIYWGWFDSPFGLALVMGTDRGICGLALAAEMGKEAAMQDLVSRWPKATFVEDPEMLRPWVMTAFGASQASDEKAPIYLIGAPFQIKVWEALLRVPSGHVTTYSDIASSIDNPKAVRAVGTAVGRNPISWLIPCHRALRKSGALGGYHWGLPVKRAMLAFEAARAEG